DNA from Streptomyces sp. NBC_01260:
CGGGACCCGTCATACTCGCGGTGAACCACTCGCACAACGTCGACGGTCCGATGCTGATGGGCACCGCGCCCCGGCCCGTCCACTTCCTGATCAAGAAAGAGGCGTTCGTCGGCCCCCTCGACCCGTTCCTGCGCGGAATCGGACAGCTGAAGGTGGACCGGACGACCGCCGACCGCACCGCCATCACCCACGCCCTCGGCGTGCTGGGGGACGGTGGGGTGCTCGGGATCTTCCCCGAGGGCACCAGGGGCGAAGGAGACTTCGCCTCGCTGCGCGCCGGGCTCGCGTACTTCGCGGTACGCAGCGGGGCGCCGATCGTGCCCGTGGCCGTCCTGGGAAGCACCGAGCGGCGCGGACGGCTGATATCGGCTCTGCCGCCGCTGCGCAGCCGTGTCGATGTCGTCTTCGGGGAGGCGTTCGAAGCGCAAGAAGGTGCGCGGAGCTCGGACAAGGGCGGCAGCGTACGGCGCACGCGCAAGGCGCTGGACGAGGCGACGTTGCGTATCCAGGGACGGCTGACCGGCCACCTGGAGCAGGCCAGACGCCTCACCGGGCGTGCTGAGTAAGACTTGAGTAGTGGACCGCGTGCTGCGTGGTCCATCGATGATGATGCAAAGAGGAACGGACTTCATGAACGACCAGATTCACTCCGGCGGCTCGGACCACGAGCACGGAGCGCTTGGCGATGCCGAGTACGCGGAGTTCATGGAGCTCGCCGCGCAGGAGGGGTTCGACCCCGAGGACGTCGAGGGCGCCATCGGTGAGGCCGGTCACGGACCGCTTCCCGCTCTCGCCGTCGTCGGCCGCCCCAACGTCGGCAAGTCGACGCTGGTGAACCGGATCATCGGCC
Protein-coding regions in this window:
- a CDS encoding lysophospholipid acyltransferase family protein, which encodes MSPATGAPTLRGAAVGRGIGIGLMYGLFRPRVLGAWRVPASGPVILAVNHSHNVDGPMLMGTAPRPVHFLIKKEAFVGPLDPFLRGIGQLKVDRTTADRTAITHALGVLGDGGVLGIFPEGTRGEGDFASLRAGLAYFAVRSGAPIVPVAVLGSTERRGRLISALPPLRSRVDVVFGEAFEAQEGARSSDKGGSVRRTRKALDEATLRIQGRLTGHLEQARRLTGRAE